GCTCAACGGAGGATTTGGCTATGAGAACCTACGACTTCACTCCGCTCTGGCGGTCGACGATCGGCTTTGACCGCTTTTTCGATCTCGTCGATGCAGCGCAGCATGCCGGCAGCGACGACAACTACCCGCCCTGTAACGTCGAGCGGCTCGGCGAGGACCGCTATCAGATATCGCTGGCGCTCGCCGGCTTCGCGCCCGATGAGATCACCGTCACCGCCGAGCAGAACGTGCTGACGGTCGAAGGCCGCAAGGCCGAGAAGACGCAGCGCGAATTCCTCTACCAAGGCATCTCTTCGCGGCCGTTCAAGCGTCAGTTCAACTTGGCCGACTATGTCCAGGTCAGGGGCGCGACGTTCGACAACGGCTTGCTGCAGATCGAACTGACCCGCGAAATCCCGGAAGCGATGAAGCCGCGCCGGATCGCGATCAATGGTTCGCCTGCCTCCGGCCTCCGCGAGATCGAGACCAAGGTAGCCTGACCGGCAGCATTCGTCGGTAGTAGGGCCTTCGCGGCGGCCGCCGCCGCGAAGTTCCCCGTGCGCGCGAACCGTGACCCGGCCTGTCCGGCGCATGGTCGAGATGCATCCTGCGCCATTGATGTCGACGACAAATCCGTGTCTTTGAGGTGTGCCGGGCGAACATTCCGGCCCGGCTGTCCGCGCCGGGCGGGCGCGGCGTCATCAACCGAGCTCAGCGAATGTCTGCTTCCGATCCGACTACCGATGCCGCCCCTTCCGGGAACTGGATCGCCAACCAGCCCTATCTGCTGCTGTCCATCACCTCGCTGTGCTGGGCCGGCAACGCCATCGTCGGCCGGCTCGCCGCCGGGCATATTCCCCCGGTGACGCTGTCGTTCCTGCGCTGGTCGCTGGCGTTCCTCATCATCCTGCCGTTCGCC
The sequence above is drawn from the Bradyrhizobium sediminis genome and encodes:
- the hspB gene encoding small heat shock protein HspB; amino-acid sequence: MRTYDFTPLWRSTIGFDRFFDLVDAAQHAGSDDNYPPCNVERLGEDRYQISLALAGFAPDEITVTAEQNVLTVEGRKAEKTQREFLYQGISSRPFKRQFNLADYVQVRGATFDNGLLQIELTREIPEAMKPRRIAINGSPASGLREIETKVA